The DNA region atagatagatagatagatagatagatagatagatagaaaaggtactatataaaataatgatagaTAACTAGATAGATAATGTCTTGTAAATAAAGAAGATGAGAAGGCATGGAAGGTGACTTCATATCAGGACTCCTTAAATACTTTATTATTACAAGTTGCAGTCcaagtccaaggaagttctgctcaagctttatgacacactggcgatacctcatctggagtactgtgtgcagtttagaTCTCcagcatgtatgtgtatatatatatgtatatatatgtggatgtgtatatgtatatatatatatgtatatatgtatatatatatgtatatgtggatatgtgtatatgtacatatgtatatatatgtatatgtatatatatgtttacataacctctttaacacactacttctccgctgcgaagcgcgggtattttgctagttgcttATATTGcatattatgcaaataaatataatttataaataaaagcttAAACTCAATGTCTATAAGACTATGATTGTTCATTTCTTGTCTAGCTGCAGTCGCTTAGGGTAAAAAGTATGCTTTGTGAAGTCCTCTAATGGTGGTAAACTGAGTTGAATcaaaggaatgaaaataaaagacagtccCAGACAAGGAGCAGCGAGCCAATAGAGGTTCCCATGGTGGAATACACAAGGTACTATAAGggcagtgagacaggtaagaggttacagataACAACTGTAGATCATAACTGCATACTGGTTTTGCCATTTCTTCTAATctcccattaagaaaagaacctaagaggttagttgaTACAGTTAGTGTTAGGTGCATGTCATAGTGCATGTTAGGTAGCATGATAAAACACTGGACCATGGGCTTCCACCCACTCTCAGTTCTGGAGCATGCATAGGGTAGTACACATCCTTTTATTTTTAGATGAGAAAAGCGTACAGACATCTCAACCAACTTTTATCAATTCTTCTGCTCATTGCATGTTCAACATGATGAGGTGGAGTGAGCTgtggcattagatagatagatagatagatagatagatagatagatagatagatagatagatagatagatagatagatagatagatagatagatagatagatagatagatagatagatagatagatagatagatagatagaaaggaaatgtactatataaaataatgatagaTAACTAGATAGATAATGTCTTGTAAATAAAGAAGATGAGAAGGCATGGAAGGTGACTTCATATCAGGACTCCTTAAATACTCTATTATTACAAGTTTTAGTCcaagtccaaggaagttctgctcaagctttatgacACACTGGCGATGCCTCATccggagtactgtgtgcagtttagatctccagctacaaaaaggacacagcagtgctagaaaaggttcagagaagagcgactaggctgattccagggctacaggtgatgaattatgaggaaagattaaaagagctgagccttttcagtttaagcaaaagaagattaagaggacacatgattgatgtgtttaaaattatgaagggaattagcacagtggatagagactgttattttaaaatgagctcatcaagaacatggggacacagttgaaaacctgttacgggtaaatttcacacaaacattatgaagtttttctttacacagagaaccacagacacttggagtaaGATATCAaaaagtgtggtagacagtaggactttagggactttcaaaacctgacttgatgttatcttagaagaattaagtggggaggactggtgagctttgttgggctgaatggtctgttctcatctagagtgttctaatgttctgtgtATTTGGAAGGCACTTTTACTAAAAGGCAGTTACCAATTGGACCTCTGCTTTATGAAGTGATTTTCTCAGGGACACACAGAAAATCAGAATTCGAGATTGAATCATCAGCCTTGTGCTCTATAGTACAATGCTATagccatggatggatggattatctatTCACAACaggtaaaaatattttatgtgcttCTAAGTAGTGTAGGGgcagcatgatggtgcagtggtagcactgctgccttgcagtaaggagaccagggtttacaTTCCAGATCCTCCTTGCGTGTAgaattgcatgttctcctcgtgtctgcatgggtttcctccaggtgtctctggtttcctcccacagtccaaagagatgcagatTAGCTGAATTGGTGGTCGTAAGTTGGTGCTAGTGAGTGTGTTCGACTTGCGATGGACTGtttccctgtccagggtttgttcctgtcttgcaccctatgctagctctagcagacccccgtgaccttgttcAGAATTAAACGGgtaagaaaatgactgactgactgtgtaaGTAGTGTACCATACACCAAAAAACACATTAATCACAAATAAAATAGTGATGCCTTGTAGTGAAGATTTATACCAGTGATTCACAACACACCATTATACAACTGCCTTCATTATAACTTAGCCCTGTTTTCCTTTTTCCTATGCAGTAATCATTCTGAAAATGTGTGATGTTCAGCATGTGTCTATGATATTGGTTTCTGCATGCAGAATAGTAACCTGAGTTACAACATGGAAtgtcaattttatatttattaatctttTCACTGCCTTAACCCTTTCATcccttgattttctgtttttttgagaaaaattattttgtgagctATTCTAATTTTGGGGTGTCTAAGaagcccaaaaatgaaaaaaacaaaaaaaaaagatcactatTATTATATAATAGCTGCTAAATACTTCAGTACTACTTGTTTCACTTCCATGTTTTGTGGACTGCATGCCAGTCTCTCTAATCTGCATTAATAGTAGCATTCCCGGCTCCAACGACTGCAAacatacctgtgctttacaaagacggctgcatatatactgtatgtacaagtaataggatgtcagggctgAAAGGGTTAATTCATAAAACATCTGTCTGGTGTGTATCCCACTTTACTTGTTTATTATACCACTAATGATATTTATCACAATCAATACATTTTGTCCTATgatactacatccatccatccattttccaacccgctgaatccgaacacagggtcacgggggtccgctggagccaatcccagccaacacagggcacaaggcaggaaacaatcccgggcagggtgccaacccaccgcaggacacacacaaacacacccacacaccaagcacacactagggccaatttagaatcgtcagtccaccaaacctgcatgtctttggactgtgggaggaaaccggagcgcccggaggaaacccacgcagacacggggagaacatgcaaactccacgcagggaggacccgggaatcgaacccaggtccccagatctcccaacagcgaggcagcagcgctacccactgcgccaccgtgccgcccatgatactacaataaacaataaaaaaaaatcattatgttGAATGTTCAATATCCCAAAGGTAACCCTTTATGGGTGACACATAATGGCATTTTTACAAGTGACTCATAAGTAACACCTAAAATGTGATTTGAGGATCACTtcatgttaaacatttttaattattttaaatttaagtgtTAGGCCGTTGGATTCCAAACCACAAGATGTCTGGATACATTTCCAGCACTGCTTTGTGTGACACCGAGAAAGTCATTTAAAATCCCAATGCCTATGCAATTGCGGAAACAACTGGAGAGTACATTCTCAAAACTCAGTCAGCCCAgttcagtttttaattatttttactcagGAACGTTTGCAAACTTTCATAAACTAAGAGGAATATtagtattttgaatttttagtTTTGATTATACTGTATGAGCAAATTTCAAGTATAACGCCACTTCATCTGcaatcataaaatgaaaatatttgattttttttttctcagtaggACTATGCTACTGTGATTtcatataaatatgtattttttgtacttGATATCCAAGTCAACTAACAAcaacctcatctggagtacagttaggtgaagtgacttgttcagggtcacactggGATTTGAACTTACAGTCTTAGGAGTTGAAGTCCAAATCTTTAACCACCATGCCTGTATTTAACATGCAAATAGCTCACAAAAAAGGGtttaagttgtatttatttatttatttatttattttctgatttctccAACTTCACATCTCAGAAAATGTTTGCCTTTTGAGGAGACAGAACATATAAGTGGATTACTATACTTTGACTATTGAAAATATTGCACAGTTTagcaataattctttttattttctaatgtttTCTGTTTCGGATCGCTAATTTTACGGAAGTGCAGTTTCTTCCACTTATTTAGAGAAATTTGTTTTGGAGTTtattgaacatactgtatatgtatatgtcacTGTTATTTTAGCTTAATGACACCAAATGGACCTTTTTTTTTAGTGGACTAGAATGAGATGAGATGGGGTGGATTAAAGTTGAACAGGTTCGTTTTAGTTAGTTagctaattaaaacatagtgATTGCAATTAGTTACATGTGTCATCCTCTCCTATTCTTATTTTCGCATATACCGCTTTCTTCCTTTCAAAGTTTTGCTTAATTcgatttaaaacaaaactatattaacttTGGTAGAAATCAATCGGACCACACCTGAGAACACATCgtatttttgaaagtatataACATAAACCGTCTCTTGAAATATTTTAACTTAACGTGAAAACTTTATTTTGTGCGATTAATTTATTGAAGCAAAGACTGCATGATCGGTTCGCTTAGCAGAGCGTTCAAAACAAAAACGTTTCTTGTTCATTTGGTTGCTACCTGCATTGAGTTTCTGTTGTCCCTGCCCGGTTTCGCTTATTACGTATTTGTGACAACATGAATCCTCCTTATTCCGAAGCACGCTAATTCAATGAGTTCATCAAGCAGAGACTACACAATATGGTGGATTATTATAGGATTATTAAAAGCTGTGTTCTGTTTAATCTCGTGGATTTTAAACgtttacttaaatatttttttcatttgttaaactttaagaaacatttatttaatttttgcttggGCTCTCTGAATATGACACATATCTAAACGTTTAAGGTAAAGTCTGAGTCCAAGCAACAGCAAAACTTTAATCTGTCTCTGGGACAaaagaaatctatctatctatctatctatctatctatctatctatctatctatctatctatctatctatctatctatctatctatctatctatctatctatctatctatctatctatctatcatttgccCGCCTgtctatccatttaaaatgaccaGTTCCCTCTGTCAGTTCTGTAACTCAGAAGTAAAGTTGGAAAAATGAAAAGCGATATGAATATCACTCATTAAGTGAAAGGACAAATGTCCTGTTTTATCACTGGACAttaaattgtaatatttatttatttatttatttcttcttcttcttctattttcctcAAATACGGCCTGTTTTAAGGAAGTGTGATAGGAAATGTACAGTAGTACATGTTTCCTGAGCCCACTCTTTCATGTATTTCCACATCGGAGGCTAGGTAAATAGAAGTTGTGCACCTCATTTTCTACCTTGTTTCTTTTCACCGTTTGTTTGAATGGTCAAAAGGCGAGTTCTTTGCAGTTAGAGGCTAATTTCCCAATATGGCTTAAGGTGAGATTTTTCTCTGGTGACTTATAGCCTGACTACACCTCATTGACAAAGTTGATGAAAAAAGATAACAAAACGATCTATGTAATGTTAACACCGTTCTTATATTTAGTTAAGTATCTAGATAGCGATTTATTCTCCAAAGTACCTCTCAGTGGCACGTAAAGGCTCATCACAGCTACAGCCTGCGTGCTTATACTGTAGtttgatttttactttatttcttcattttgccCACTCAGAAGTCTTTGAATATTCTCCAGCCTGAAATATGTTTTATACGCCTTCCTGACCGCAAAATGCGTCCATTGACACATATGACATAATGCGTTATTTGGCAATATTACAGACTTTGATTTTGTATCGTTTCTTTTTTTTCGTTAAACAGAGGTCGCTCTTTTTAAAGAGGTGACCTCGGCCTGCATGCGGGATCTCTGATCCCATTCAAGCCCTTTTCCATGGCAACATAGGCATCCTTGCAAAAATTCATCTCGCCTAGACAATGCCATAttctttcagaaataaataaaataaaatgacactagAATCTTGCCACTTTATAATAACTTTAATGATTTCCATGgacattacaaaagaaaaaaatatttatatgttttgctTTATTCACTGATTGACTCTTTTTATCATATAATTATAactataaaactataaatgaTGATGGAAACGATTTTTGGGCTTCAATAAGTTTACCATCCCTTCAATTAATTTTACCATTTCCTTTAATGATAACAACTGTTGGAAGGatgctaaattatttttatttaatgattacaATATaacaggtttaaaatacacaagaagaaaaataaaattcctttCCTTTAGATAAatagatttacaaaaaaatactaTTGGGTCAGCATTTGACTGCCTATTTCACTTTTGGGAATCTTTAGATATTAAGGAATGAAAGTTTAATTCTGAGAAAGGTCATTAATTTTAAACATCTAagcattttggaaaatattttcaaattagacaaaatatctgtctgtctatttatctatccatctgtctagcTATTGactcttattttatatagtgcctttcatatctagctatTTAATTTTGATTATACACCCACTTTATCAATAGTTAAACTTCTACTGAaccaaaaaatataatgcataaactacatgtttaactgttcaagtCAATTCACATTTCAGCATTACTGCCTATCAGGAAAgcattttgtgtcttttaaaatactgaatttgAACGTCATTTCTTCATGCGGACAAATCTTCAGAGGAAACTTGAATTAGTAAATTTAACTCCAAAACTAGGATAAGGAGAACACTTATCATGTCTtaaacttcatcatcatcatcatcatcattatcaccaTCATCATCGTTCTCAAGCCAGTTAATGTCACAAACAGCAAAgcgttaaaaatgttttctttaaacttaTACATTGATCCGTTGTTAACAGTCTATACTAAACTTACAGGTTCTGCTTGTAATTTGAACGTTGAAACTTATGCTTATCCACAAAGATTATTCTTTTATTAGCTGTTTACTTTGGTTTTTCGCATTTTCGTTTGCGCTTCTTATTAACTGACTGCTTtacttattaaaaaacaaaaacaattgatAATGTGAATGACAGTTACTCTGTTAGATAAATCTGCAAACTGACATATAAAAAGTgtgcgattaataaagtatctatctatctatctatctatctatctatctatctatctatctatctatctatctatctatctatctatctatctttttttaaGCGCTGACAAATTAATTTATGAGACTGGCTGAAATCACGCTACTCTTCACATCGTTTTCAGatgtatttgcaaaacaaaaaccttaaaGTCAAATGTAAGTAATCCATAAAATGATGTACTGATTAAAACTAATAACGGCTGGATAATCAAATTAACGTTCTTAATtcttaattattaaacaaaatgtatgggAGTATCGAACACCTGTTAAACTAGGCCTGCAGACTTCGAATGGATTAatattagttaataataataattattataataataataacaataataatgataataataacatccGGGCCACATCGGTACACATTCGTAACTGCATTTTCATGCCCTTAACATTTCTTCCATATGAAGTTACAACTAAGAGCACGAAGATCACTGCCTCATATTTAACAGGCGTCTTTTAATTTACTCGTCCACTTTAAACTTCGTGAGACTAATACACGCACAGGCACAGCGGGAAGAATGAAAACCGTTGTATCTTTCAGAAGTGATGAggcgaacttcagaaacaaaaCCACGCCTTTTTGCCAGAAGCTGGAAAGCTTCAGTGACCTCATGTCGTGTCAATCAAAATACACCCCTATAGCCTATTAAGCATAAGCACACATGCCAGGTGTTAATATAAAGAGCCAAGACAACTTACCTTATGTTTTGTTGTAATCTTGTCTCATTTATATGAACtgcattatacatacatacatacatatatatataatatatatatatatatattaaatatattatatatattatataataatatataatatatatatatatatatatatttgcgtACATACATAATAGttacaatatttaagaaaaacagcAGTATGTAAAAGAAATAAGACGTTTAGGTGAACGGATGCGAGCGATTGTGGAGGTTTAGGAGACTGGAGAAGGAGAGATGTAAGATTTGTTTAAAGCTTCGAATTTCCATTGAAGAACGTGATTGTATTTGTAAAGATCCTTTTCAATCTTCCCTCTCCCCCTGCTTTATCCCCACCCTCTGCCTCTCTGCAGCTGCTTTGCAATTCATAGAATTGGTAATTTGCTGTTGGGGACAAAACGTGAAGTGAAAAATAATCAGATAAAATGCAGGAAGAAACACAATCTTGAGGGTATTAAAAATCACTATAATATCGACTAAGTTCTGCTTCGTATTTTATACCTGTTTGCAAATGATTATTGCTGTTCtgactttttttattcattcagagCTGCAtgacattttctttacaaacagcCACAATCTGCCGCACTGTTATTTCCAAcggatttttaatttttgaattaaatGCTTGCATGATTTTGATCTTTACCAGATTTGAGTGTGCAGATAAATGCAGCAAGCATTTCTGTGTCAGAAAAATCACGGAAACATTTTGCGACAATCACCATTATTTGGAGTTAACACTGTCAGTATAGACATCACTTCATAGAATTCTGAAAGTTGTTCAAAGCTGTATGTTCATGCAGacaaaatcaaaggaaaaaaaaggtatAAAAGGGCAGTTAAAACACAACTTGCAAATAATTCAATAACCGTGATAATACTTGCCTttttatgaaaagaaataatttggttgcatttttaaaaaaatataatatttaaaaattacaatgacaataataataataataatctgtacGCAGAATTTAACTAAATACTCTGCGTCCGGCGCTGATACTTTTATTCCTCTagattacacacatatatatataaatatatagtatatatatatatatatatattataatatatatatatatatatactttcgcGCTTTCCCCTAAAAGTTATTCACTCTCAGTACAATTCAAAGCAATATTTAGTAGTGACGTTAAATTACAGAAACAAGGAGTTACTCTAGCAAGCACCACGGAAATTCTTAATTCTGAATATTTGCGCAGCGCAAGATCTTAAAAAGGGGAACACTAAAGAAAAACCCGGCTGTGTGAAAGTGAAGCACCGCTCCAATTCGATTCCTTTTCACGCGCAGCACAAACCTGACATAAAAAAGGTACTGTAATCAATCACAGGTAACGGCTCATCAATGCATGTATACACCCATAAATTTGAATTGTTAAACATCTACACCACTACTCTCCACCTGAAGGTTGGCGTTTAAAACGTTTAACTTTCACTAGCAGATTGCACTCTTATTTGGATTCCACCCCGAGCCCCTTAAAGTCAGCTATCTCCTTACTCCCCCACGTGGTTCTTAGCAAAACAACAAGAAAGCAAAGTAGCAAAATGTAGTCTTTTTTCGTTTGTTGTCATTTGACTTTTCTAAGGTAGGCTGGCATgagaaatggaaaacaaattcGACCGTCCAATCATCCGCTGGCCACACTTGCGGCGACAGCCAATCGGAAGCGCTACCGGGCTCATTTCTACTGAAGGAGCCAATGCGTCGTGCCGGGGCGTGCTCTGCAAACCCAGCCCGCCCCAGCAGGTTGCACTACTTGCCTCTAAAGCTCGCACGTCTCTGAAGTGCCATCACTTTCTTAGTAGCAGCCATGGCTACAACAGCTCAGTATATCCCGAGGAATAACTCTTTGCCTTCCAACCCGTTAATGCATCCCGACTCAGACCGGATGCACCAGGGGACAACCTACAGAGAGGTGCAGAAGATGATGCACCACGAGTATTTGCAAGGACTTGCTACTAACACCGGCCACCCAATGAGTCTTACCCATCATCAGTGGCTGCCGACATCAAATAGCGACTGGACCAGTGCAACTCACCTCGGACAGCCCGATCATAACAAATCCAGCGTGCAGGCGAGCAGGGACGACTTGGGGAACGGCTTTCATCACAGGCCACATCTGGTGCACCAACAGACTCAGAATAACCATCACGGTGCATGGGCACCCACCACTAGCCATCACCTGTCTCCCCTTTCCCCGGCGTCCAACGGCCACCAGTCACTGGTCTATTCACAGTCTGGGTACACGAACCTCAACGCAATGCTAAGCCCGCAGCCTACTTCTCTACATCACAACCTGAGAGACCCCCTCCATGAAGACACAGGTAGTCATGACAACCAAATGGAATCCCCCCAGCAACCTTTCAGCCACCATCAGGACCACTCGGACGAAGATGCTCCAAGTTCTGATGACTTGGAGCAGTTTGCCAAACAATTTAAACAACGGCGGATCAAACTGGGCTTCACCCAGGCAGACGTTGGCTTAGCCTTGGGAACTCTTTACGGCAACGTGTTTTCACAGACAACCATCTGCAGGTTCGAGGCATTGCAACTTAGCTTTAAAAACATGTGCAAACTCAAGCCACTTCTAAACAAATGGTTGGAAGAGACCGACTCAAACACAGGCAGCCCCACTAATTTAGACAAGATagcagcacagggcaggaaacgaAAGAAGAGGACTTCGATTGAGGTCGGGGTTAAGGGGGCTCTGGAGAACCATTTCTTAAAATGTCCCAAACCGTCGGCTCATGAAATCAGTAGCCTTGCTGGGACACTGCAGCtggaaaaagaagttgtcagagtTTGGTTTTGTaacagaagacaaaaagaaaaaagaatgaccCCTGTCGGGGTCCCTCATCCCAGTATGGAGGATGT from Erpetoichthys calabaricus chromosome 14, fErpCal1.3, whole genome shotgun sequence includes:
- the pou3f1 gene encoding POU domain, class 3, transcription factor 1, with translation MATTAQYIPRNNSLPSNPLMHPDSDRMHQGTTYREVQKMMHHEYLQGLATNTGHPMSLTHHQWLPTSNSDWTSATHLGQPDHNKSSVQASRDDLGNGFHHRPHLVHQQTQNNHHGAWAPTTSHHLSPLSPASNGHQSLVYSQSGYTNLNAMLSPQPTSLHHNLRDPLHEDTGSHDNQMESPQQPFSHHQDHSDEDAPSSDDLEQFAKQFKQRRIKLGFTQADVGLALGTLYGNVFSQTTICRFEALQLSFKNMCKLKPLLNKWLEETDSNTGSPTNLDKIAAQGRKRKKRTSIEVGVKGALENHFLKCPKPSAHEISSLAGTLQLEKEVVRVWFCNRRQKEKRMTPVGVPHPSMEDVYSQADTPPIHHTLQTSVQ